AGAAATAGACGGATTAGCATCGGACATGGCACAATTATGCAATATCCAACTTGTCTTTTCGTTGTATTTgttcgaagaaaaaaaatggctcCTTTTATTTATGTTTCTTTCGAACAAACGGCCTGTCCAATTGAAGTAATTGTTCCACGCTTGCTAAATAAATTTAACCGTTTTCGCTCCAGTACTGATGCAGACCTCTCTATCCGTTTTGAGcttatttttctgttttattttctttttttcgtcCATATTTCTGTTAAAGATCCGTGTTGCGTGATGTTTAAGGGTCACTTCAGCAAATTACATAATGATAACCTGGAGATGATTAATAATATGTACTGAAAGCTCGACGCTTGGCCGTTagtaaaacaaaagaaatatttaaCTCATAAAAAGCTTCAAAGAATATGTAAATGTAGGTGTAAAAAATTAACCGAATAATAggtaataaaaaagaagaagagatgaTGAATAGCTGATATTGTGAAAGTAATTGGATAAAGGTGGAAGAGATGCATCTTTCCTATtctcaaaaagaaaaagaaaaccgaactaaaagaaaagaaacttgaagaaatgataAGCAACCCCCCGCCCAgactgttttttcttcttttcctatATTTTCTCCTCTCTGTTGGTTTTAAGGGGGATCTAATGTTTGCATTTGAAGTagctctttttcttgtattttGATACTGATTTGCCAATTTTCAAATGCTTAAACTTCAATGCAAACAGTTTCAGTTGCTTGATAAACCAATTGGTATCTTCACGGACCTTGAATTTGAAAGCACGGAATGGCTTCACAGAGTCGAAGCGAAGTTTGCGTAGTTGAAGTTTGGAGCTTGACCCGAATTGCTTTGCTTTTCGACAAGAATGTTTGAAGGACTTCCCAAGACGTGGAGAAATTTGCTTATATTTACTTTGAAACAACGCAAAGAGCTTTTGCCAATGGCGTTTCTGTTCTGTATGAAATAACTTCAGGTTGTCAAGAGTGGACCTAAAGGCTCTCTTGACAAATGCATGTAATTTCATCCTTCCCCCGTTTATTTTGACGATTCTCTTATGCCAGCCATCCCTCATCCGAGCCTTCGATGTataccaaaaaataacCAAATTCGTTTTGTATCTTTTCCAACCCATTAAATCATTATCCTTCAATGGATATGCGATATGGTTGTCGAAGTCAACGTAGTACTTTCCCGAAGGAGCCCACTGACTCAAAGAGTCACTTGTTGAATCGTAGGATCTTTTATTAACAAAATCAATGTTACTGTACAACAGTTTCCTTTCGTTATCACGTAATAGCTGCTGCGATTTAAAACCTGCAAAAACATCACCAGTTAGGGAGTATTCAACGGCTAGGTATGAAAAAGTCATGGAAAGCAGTGAGGACAACATGATAACATGCCACATCTTCAGTTTATTCGGCTTGTTCTCGCTTATATCTATGATATCATCCATCTGTAAGCCAGAATCCCTTCTCCTAGACGTCTCAGGCGTACTATCCTTTAATTTGGAACCTTCAAAGCTCGGCAATACTGTCCCGCCAATCTTTGAACCTGACAAGGTGTCAAAGGACTCTGAAATAGTAGAAACCGTGGTTTGATCAGTATTGCCTACACCGCTATTAAATCCATCAGATGTCCTAAAATCATAGATACGATTCATCTGTGTAGATTCCTCGCTGCTAGTGTTTGATAGGACATCTGCGTCGAAGTCGTCGTCATCCTCTCCCGCGAAAGAGCTTTCATGCAAACTATCCAACGATATTTCCGATTTCGATGactcctcttcttcctcttttcccTTACGTAATTTACGTAATCTAACTAAATTCCAGTGATCGTCTTCCTCTGACATTTTAGGTTCGACCGTTCGATTGTTTTACTACTTTCTATTGTTGTTACTGCGTGTTACTGTGCTACTGTGTCTCTTGCTTTATACCCGAACAAAACCTCTTGAACTTTTGTTTCGAATAGATAAAAAGGTTTGACCAGTAACCTGCATATATCTGCCCAGCTGTGGTGATATACTCTGACTAAAAATATCTCTCAATGCCCCATCTCATCGTGTGTAGATCAATTCTTATGATTTGATCCAGGTACCTTGATAAGCTGCTGTCGCACAAAGGGGTTACCGCAAAATGGAAGGAGAGGCCGGGGGGGCCCGCCCGGGGGCGGGGTGTGCAGGGGGTTGACCGTCAACTCCCTGCACACAAAGAGCGCAGAGGGTCGCCTCAAGGCCCCACCAATTGATGAAGAGTAAATATGCAGCAGTTAGAGCCCTAAGTATAGAGCTTACGGAATTTAAGGGGTTAAATATTTGACGTTAGAGTCCTAACTAATTTCGATAGATGCCCTGATAGTGAGgtccttgaaaaaaaagaattagggtttatttttttccgaTCTTAAGCTACGGAAAGTGTTGGAAAACGTACATACACTATGAACATGAGCGAGAATAAAACAGCAACAGTTGGGTGAAAAGTGTAGAGTGGGAAAGCCCGGAAATCACTGAATAGCATGACGTCGATATCATGTTCCTTGCGGAGACCTGTAGCTGCTTTAAAGTGCAATTTACAGAGTGTCAGAACTGTTATATATCTTCATAAGGGTCCGAGAATTAATGGTTTGAGACGAGATCCAGAATCgtatttgaaaaacccTAGTGGGATACTCTTCACCGAAGTTCAGGCAAATGAATATCAGGATGAAGTCAGATCCATACTGCAATTGCCCAAGTACGGGATAAATTTATCGAACGAACTGATTTTGCAGTGCTTAACCCATAAATCGTTTGCACACGGCTCAAAGCCGTacaatgaaaaactaaGCCTGTTAGGAGCGCAGTTTCTCAAACTGCAAACATCTATTCACTCGTTGAAGAATGATCCGCCCACGGAAGCCCGCGAAAACGGGCCATTTCCCCTTCAATTCAGCAATCTGGGAACAAAATTCGCTAAGGAATTAACATCCAAGAACACAGCATGCGCATTTATCAAATCACATAATCTGGGACCCTTcatattttggaaaatgagGGATCCCTTGAAAGATGGCCATATAAATGGTGAAACCACGATTTTTGCCAGCGTCTTGAACGCATTTATTGGAGCAATTCTATCGACGAATGGATCCGAAAAGGCTTCCAAATTTATTGACGGAAACTTGCTGGATAAGGGAGATTTGCACTCGTTAGTTAACATTGCCAATGTGAACGTAGCTTCTGCAAAGACAACAACATTgggcaaagaaaaggaaatgataTAGTTGATGATTCACTGGCCAGAAATGTAAAAACGTGAATTTTATCTGTAAATAGTGATAAgtaataaaatgaagatagtATCTTAAGACTATATATGACTGTATTGTAAAAATCTATAAAATGATCTACGATGAGGAGCTCTATGGAGCAGTTTGTTCATTCACAAATTTCACGCATTTGACCAGTTCTTCGGTACATTTAATCACATCAAACAGAATACTCGCTAGTTTTCGATAAAACTGCTTATCGCTGAAATTTACAAAGTTGCGTCCATAAGCACACAATGCCGATAGCCTTCGCAAACAATCCGTGAGATTTTCAACAATCCATTTACCTTGCTCGCTCAAATACGGCTTAGAATTCTCTTGGGCCAATACCTTGGAAGTGACGCCGATCATCGACTTAAGTATGGGCGTAATCTTAATGGAATCTTGGCGAAGTCTTGGAATCGATCTTGCGGTTTTGAAGGTCTTGGATTTTGGATCCTGAATACCACTTAAAATGTCCTGCACCATAGGAACGACAACTGTTGTTCTACTTTCgacaaattcaagaaagtcATTCATGCTAATCATGTTCGTATTTGGCTTAGTTTCTGAATTCTTGACGTCTTCCCCCGAAGTAGAAATTCTTAAGCCAAGGCCATAATTAGAGCCGAATTGcttcactttttctttgaacgTTCTCACTTTGACTGCAGTCGGCGATTCAGGTACACTTGAAGAATCTGACGTATTTGTATACGACTTGAACTTTTCAGAGGAAGACGTATCAAAATCATGTGCAGCTTTTTTTAAATGCAGCGGTGATAAATGGTAATCCTTCCGAAAATTACTAGTCGGCGTCGACACCTTGTTTTGAGAAACTGAACTATCCAAGATTGATGTAGCTTTCAGAGCTGAAGGATCTCGCGAAGATGGCTTATTTTTGGCTGTTGGAGAATTTGTATCTgtcttttcattgaaaaacgACAAATCTCTCGATGCATTACTTTGTAACAgttcactttttttgacaAGTGCATCAAGGGTTTCAATGTTACAAATTGAGGGCGATACCTCAACTGCCGGTGACTCCTTTGAAGTGCTCAATACTACCCTGTTGGCTTTGTCGAAAGATGACAAACTATCAGGGGAAGTGGCACTGTTCCCCAAAAgtactttatttttatcgttttgcttattttttactttttctatAATTTTCAGTGGCTTTATCGCTATTTCTGTATCATCTGGTTCCATCTCATCCAGCAATGTATCTTCGGATGGTTCAGTGGATTTAATCTTAGCAATCTGAGCGATATTACAAAACGCAAAAATTACCTCTGAAATTGACGATTGGATCACGACTCGTGGTATCAGATCACCGTAAATAAGGTAATATCTTGTTGAAGTAATCGAATGAGATAAAGCGCTCTTCAAGTAAatgatttccttttctagaGAATCATATTGTGAAGGCGACGACAAAAGAGGTAAGAGTTCGCCTATCAGATCCGCTATCCTGAATATGATTTCTAGAAGAATTGGTAGACGTCCGATGGCATTCGCAGCATGATTTCGATGTAGcgtattttgaaaataaagcACAAATTGAGATCGTAACTCTTGGAAGGCTTCTATCGGTATGATACCATCTGCAGTCACGAAGTCATCGCTAATGTTGATAGATTCAAACAATGAATCagttaaataaaaattgaGAGCACCCTTATCCAGAGTATTGGCATGAGTCACCGTGTCCAAATTATGtaaatttctcttttcaatttccatgAATAAGTCAAAGATTAAATTATGGAACCTTGAATCGTTCAAACAAGATAGTTTAGATTGTGCTTCGCCTCTTTTCagattattttcattatgtGATTCGTGGATCTTCGAGTTGGTCAATCTCTTCATCAACTCATTGTTTACATCTGTCGCCAGTTGCCAAAATTGTACATTCGATATTTTCGAGAGATCGCTGTTATTATCGCGGCCAGTAggacttcttcttctatcGCCTTCAGACACGGCTTCCACGATTATTTTAAAATTCTTATAATCCGATATAAGATCTATGACTTGGTCATTAGTTAATTCTGAACTAGTCATTATTTCCGACTTATTATGGCCACATTATTAAACCCTACAgcttttctatttttattactttGTATTTATGATTCAAATTATTACTAGCGTCTAATTAAAGTGGttaaccttttttttttttttcatttttcgttttttgaCCTTCTTTTCTCGTTTTACGCGTCGCGCGTCTTATATAttaatagtaataatatttaATAGTAGTAGTATATgtctgaaatttttataGTTGTCTTTATTTCGCTAACGCAAAAAccccttcttctttgtagGGAGGGGCGAATGGCTAACATTGGGGGAAGCACTATTTATGGAAAGTTCcaattgctttttcttatcttcTAAGGCTTTTAGTTGTTTAGTTAATTTatctttcatttctttgt
This genomic window from Saccharomyces kudriavzevii IFO 1802 strain IFO1802 genome assembly, chromosome: 12 contains:
- the ATG39 gene encoding Atg39p (similar to Saccharomyces cerevisiae YLR312C; ancestral locus Anc_4.41), with protein sequence MSEEDDHWNLVRLRKLRKGKEEEEESSKSEISLDSLHESSFAGEDDDDFDADVLSNTSSEESTQMNRIYDFRTSDGFNSGVGNTDQTTVSTISESFDTLSGSKIGGTVLPSFEGSKLKDSTPETSRRRDSGLQMDDIIDISENKPNKLKMWHVIMLSSLLSMTFSYLAVEYSLTGDVFAGFKSQQLLRDNERKLLYSNIDFVNKRSYDSTSDSLSQWAPSGKYYVDFDNHIAYPLKDNDLMGWKRYKTNLVIFWYTSKARMRDGWHKRIVKINGGRMKLHAFVKRAFRSTLDNLKLFHTEQKRHWQKLFALFQSKYKQISPRLGKSFKHSCRKAKQFGSSSKLQLRKLRFDSVKPFRAFKFKVREDTNWFIKQLKLFALKFKHLKIGKSVSKYKKKSYFKCKH
- the MRPL15 gene encoding mitochondrial 54S ribosomal protein mL57 (similar to Saccharomyces cerevisiae MRPL15 (YLR312W-A); ancestral locus Anc_4.40) is translated as MTSISCSLRRPVAALKCNLQSVRTVIYLHKGPRINGLRRDPESYLKNPSGILFTEVQANEYQDEVRSILQLPKYGINLSNELILQCLTHKSFAHGSKPYNEKLSLLGAQFLKLQTSIHSLKNDPPTEARENGPFPLQFSNLGTKFAKELTSKNTACAFIKSHNLGPFIFWKMRDPLKDGHINGETTIFASVLNAFIGAILSTNGSEKASKFIDGNLLDKGDLHSLVNIANVNVASAKTTTLGKEKEMI
- the SPH1 gene encoding Sph1p (similar to Saccharomyces cerevisiae SPA2 (YLL021W) and SPH1 (YLR313C); ancestral locus Anc_4.39), which encodes MTSSELTNDQVIDLISDYKNFKIIVEAVSEGDRRRSPTGRDNNSDLSKISNVQFWQLATDVNNELMKRLTNSKIHESHNENNLKRGEAQSKLSCLNDSRFHNLIFDLFMEIEKRNLHNLDTVTHANTLDKGALNFYLTDSLFESINISDDFVTADGIIPIEAFQELRSQFVLYFQNTLHRNHAANAIGRLPILLEIIFRIADLIGELLPLLSSPSQYDSLEKEIIYLKSALSHSITSTRYYLIYGDLIPRVVIQSSISEVIFAFCNIAQIAKIKSTEPSEDTLLDEMEPDDTEIAIKPLKIIEKVKNKQNDKNKVLLGNSATSPDSLSSFDKANRVVLSTSKESPAVEVSPSICNIETLDALVKKSELLQSNASRDLSFFNEKTDTNSPTAKNKPSSRDPSALKATSILDSSVSQNKVSTPTSNFRKDYHLSPLHLKKAAHDFDTSSSEKFKSYTNTSDSSSVPESPTAVKVRTFKEKVKQFGSNYGLGLRISTSGEDVKNSETKPNTNMISMNDFLEFVESRTTVVVPMVQDILSGIQDPKSKTFKTARSIPRLRQDSIKITPILKSMIGVTSKVLAQENSKPYLSEQGKWIVENLTDCLRRLSALCAYGRNFVNFSDKQFYRKLASILFDVIKCTEELVKCVKFVNEQTAP